In the genome of Staphylococcus durrellii, one region contains:
- the asnS gene encoding asparagine--tRNA ligase → MKTTIKEAKKYLNQEVTIGGWLHNKRSSGKIAFLQLRDGTGFMQGVVVKAEVSEDTFQLAKNITQESSLFVTGVITEDTRSDLGYEMQVKTIEVIDEAHDYPITPKNHGTEFLMDHRHLWLRSKKQHAVMKIRNEIIRATYEFFNNNGFTKIDPPILTASAPEGTSELFHTKYFDEDAFLSQSGQLYMEAAAMAHGKVFSFGPTFRAEKSKTRRHLIEFWMIEPEMAFYNHDDSLEVQEQYVTHIVQSVLKNCTIELKTLERDTEKLANVVTPFPRITYDDAVKFLKEEGFDDIEWGEDFGAPHETAIANHYDLPVFITNYPTNIKPFYMQPNPENEDTVLCADLIAPEGYGEIIGGSERINDLALMEQRMNEHALDAESYSYYLDLRKYGSVPHSGFGLGLERAVAWISGVEHVRETSPFPRLLNRLYP, encoded by the coding sequence ATGAAGACAACAATTAAAGAAGCAAAAAAATATCTTAACCAAGAAGTGACAATTGGTGGTTGGCTACACAACAAACGTTCGAGTGGTAAGATAGCTTTCTTACAACTTAGAGATGGTACAGGGTTTATGCAAGGCGTTGTAGTTAAAGCTGAAGTTTCAGAAGATACTTTTCAATTAGCAAAAAATATTACGCAAGAATCTTCACTTTTTGTTACTGGCGTTATTACTGAAGATACACGTTCAGACCTTGGTTACGAAATGCAAGTTAAAACAATAGAAGTAATAGATGAAGCACATGATTATCCCATTACACCTAAAAATCACGGAACTGAATTTTTAATGGATCACAGACACTTGTGGTTACGTTCTAAAAAGCAACATGCTGTAATGAAAATTAGAAACGAAATTATTCGCGCTACGTATGAATTTTTCAATAATAATGGATTCACTAAAATCGATCCTCCTATTTTAACAGCAAGCGCTCCAGAGGGCACTAGTGAGTTATTCCATACTAAATATTTTGACGAAGATGCCTTTTTATCTCAAAGTGGGCAATTATATATGGAAGCTGCAGCAATGGCACACGGTAAAGTTTTTTCTTTTGGTCCAACTTTTAGAGCTGAAAAATCTAAAACACGTCGCCATCTAATTGAATTCTGGATGATTGAACCAGAAATGGCATTTTACAACCATGACGATAGCTTAGAAGTACAAGAACAATATGTTACGCACATCGTTCAATCGGTATTAAAAAATTGTACTATCGAACTTAAAACTTTAGAGCGTGACACAGAAAAATTAGCTAACGTTGTTACACCATTTCCAAGAATAACTTATGACGATGCAGTTAAGTTCTTAAAAGAAGAAGGTTTCGATGATATTGAATGGGGCGAAGATTTTGGAGCGCCTCATGAAACCGCAATCGCTAATCATTATGATTTACCAGTATTTATTACAAACTATCCAACTAATATTAAACCATTCTATATGCAACCTAACCCTGAAAATGAAGACACTGTTTTGTGCGCCGACTTAATCGCACCTGAAGGCTACGGTGAAATCATTGGTGGTTCAGAACGTATTAATGATTTAGCATTAATGGAACAACGTATGAATGAACATGCGTTAGACGCGGAGAGCTATAGCTATTATTTAGATTTACGTAAGTATGGTAGCGTACCTCACAGTGGGTTTGGTTTAGGTCTAGAACGTGCAGTTGCATGGATATCTGGAGTGGAACATGTTAGAGAAACATCACCATTCCCAAGACTGTTAAATCGCTTATATCCATAA
- a CDS encoding DnaD domain-containing protein, with product MNAHQLKIRPVVIRKELLYHYNELDIDETELVILIKLLHAGETSNKQPSIETLQQGTTLEARQITAIIQNLIQRDLLNLNVRKDEEGKFTEYMDLDPFYNKLSTIIEQTEISQKAEQNQMDFNKLFQNIEQTFGRPLSPFEMETLNQWIDVDEHDLDVIQAALDEASSQNKLSFKYLDRILLNWKKNNVKTIEDSKKISQQYNQPKMKHTVENIPKVDWLNGGSPDGK from the coding sequence GTGAATGCACATCAATTAAAGATACGACCAGTCGTTATTCGTAAAGAACTCCTTTACCATTACAATGAACTTGATATTGATGAAACAGAATTAGTTATTTTAATTAAACTGCTTCACGCTGGTGAAACGTCAAACAAACAACCATCAATTGAAACATTACAACAAGGTACGACATTAGAAGCGAGACAAATCACTGCAATCATTCAAAATTTAATTCAGCGTGATTTACTAAATCTCAATGTCCGTAAAGATGAAGAAGGTAAATTTACTGAATATATGGATTTAGATCCTTTTTATAATAAATTAAGCACTATTATTGAACAAACTGAAATCTCACAAAAAGCCGAACAAAATCAAATGGATTTTAATAAGTTGTTTCAAAATATTGAACAAACTTTTGGCAGACCATTGTCACCATTTGAAATGGAAACATTAAATCAATGGATCGATGTCGATGAGCATGATTTAGATGTTATTCAAGCCGCTTTAGACGAAGCGTCTAGTCAAAACAAATTATCATTTAAATATTTAGATCGCATTTTATTAAACTGGAAGAAGAATAATGTGAAGACAATAGAAGATTCTAAAAAGATAAGTCAACAATACAATCAACCAAAAATGAAACATACTGTAGAAAATATTCCTAAAGTTGATTGGCTAAATGGAGGTTCACCAGATGGTAAGTAA
- the nth gene encoding endonuclease III produces the protein MVSNTKALNMIDVIANMFPNAECELVHDNPFELTIAVLLSAQTTDNAVNKITKPLFEKYKRPEDYIAVDIAELENDIRTIGLYRNKAKNIKKLCQSLLDKFNGQIPQTHDDLESLAGVGRKTANVVMSVAFDEPSLAVDTHVERVSKRLGICRWKDNVRQVEDKLCKVVPRDRWNKTHHQLIFFGRYHCLSRSPKCDICPLFEDCREGQKRYKATLKEA, from the coding sequence ATGGTAAGTAATACAAAGGCTTTAAATATGATAGACGTCATAGCTAATATGTTTCCGAATGCAGAATGTGAACTTGTTCATGATAATCCTTTTGAACTCACGATCGCAGTATTACTATCTGCACAAACTACTGATAATGCGGTCAATAAAATTACAAAGCCTCTTTTTGAAAAATATAAACGTCCAGAAGATTATATAGCCGTAGATATTGCCGAATTAGAAAATGATATTAGAACGATTGGACTATATAGAAATAAAGCTAAAAATATAAAAAAACTATGCCAATCGTTATTGGATAAATTTAACGGCCAGATACCCCAAACACATGACGACTTAGAGAGCTTGGCTGGTGTTGGTAGAAAAACTGCCAACGTTGTGATGAGTGTTGCCTTTGACGAACCTTCATTAGCAGTTGATACGCATGTTGAAAGAGTATCTAAACGTCTTGGTATTTGTCGTTGGAAGGATAATGTGAGACAAGTAGAAGATAAATTATGCAAAGTAGTTCCAAGAGATCGTTGGAATAAAACGCATCACCAATTGATATTTTTCGGTAGATATCATTGTCTATCACGTAGTCCAAAATGTGATATTTGTCCACTATTTGAAGATTGTAGAGAAGGTCAAAAACGTTATAAAGCGACACTGAAAGAAGCGTGA
- a CDS encoding YpoC family protein codes for MITKDDFNNLETKLDFYAQKKQLKSATAKTYLDNYFDLIINYFKQINSIQTINLNELEQLPVVPMNFRERYQYMQQRKYHFMGYRQMKTLKSELIKMNASYQIRQKNSGLNN; via the coding sequence GTGATAACAAAAGATGACTTTAATAATTTAGAAACAAAATTAGACTTTTATGCACAGAAGAAACAACTGAAGTCAGCTACGGCTAAAACATATTTAGATAATTATTTTGATTTGATAATAAATTATTTTAAACAAATAAATAGTATTCAAACAATAAATTTAAATGAACTAGAACAATTACCAGTCGTGCCTATGAATTTTCGAGAAAGATATCAATATATGCAACAGAGAAAATATCATTTTATGGGCTATCGTCAAATGAAAACATTAAAATCTGAGTTAATAAAAATGAATGCATCCTATCAAATAAGGCAAAAAAACTCCGGTCTCAATAATTGA
- a CDS encoding transglycosylase domain-containing protein yields the protein MTENKRTSDSNNNGKSENKKNRNIKRTVIKIIGFLIIAFIILALVGILLFAYYAWKAPAFTESKLQDPIPAKIYDKDGDLIKTVDNGQRRAHVDLDEVPKNMKSAVLATEDNRFYDHGALDYKRLFGAVAKNLTGGFGSQGASTLTQQVVKRSFLTDQKSIARKAQEAYLSYRLEQEYSKDEIFQIYLNKIYYSDGVYGVKAAAKYYFNKDLKDLNLAESAYLAGLPQVPNTYNVYDHPKQAESRKDTVLYLMQYHHRITKKQKEEAEKTSLQDNLVKRTDKQRQVSDKNEHPEYDAYINFVKSELMNNPEFKNKNLGSLLNSGIKIYTNMDKNAQSTLQERINNGSYYKNGDQQVGSSIVDSKTGALAAISGGRNYKDVVDRNLATDAHPTGSSLKPFLAYGPAIENMNWATNHSIKDESSYQVDGVTFRNYDTKGHGTVKIYDALRQSFNIPALKTWQQTVQDAGKDAPKNFAKKVGLDYSSDIGPSEVLGGSASEFSPTQLASAFASIANGGTYNNAHSIKKVVKQDGDTVEYDHTSHQAMKDSTSYMLAEILKGTFEAYGSAYGNGVKGINLAAKTGTGTYGQETYQQYNLPDDAAKDVWINGFTPKYTMSVWMGFNKVKQGGTNSFVGHTEQEYPQHLLKDVMSQINPKDGGDYKKPDSVGGDDKDSLYIKGHKDDNTTNNKPTGQGGSSSSNSSSSSSNSNNSNSQSSGNSNSQQGNSNSNRSANALTKLFTFN from the coding sequence ATGACGGAAAATAAAAGGACTTCCGATTCAAATAATAATGGAAAGTCCGAGAACAAAAAGAATAGAAATATCAAGCGTACAGTCATTAAAATCATTGGCTTTTTGATAATTGCTTTTATTATATTAGCGCTTGTAGGTATTTTGTTATTCGCTTACTATGCATGGAAAGCACCAGCATTTACCGAGTCGAAATTACAAGACCCTATCCCAGCTAAGATATATGATAAAGATGGCGATTTGATTAAAACAGTGGATAATGGCCAACGTCGTGCTCATGTGGATCTTGATGAAGTACCAAAAAACATGAAAAGTGCAGTATTGGCAACTGAAGACAATAGATTCTATGACCATGGTGCTTTAGACTATAAACGTCTATTTGGTGCTGTTGCGAAAAACCTTACAGGTGGTTTTGGTTCACAAGGTGCATCAACGTTAACACAACAAGTTGTTAAACGTTCATTCCTTACAGATCAAAAATCTATTGCACGTAAAGCACAAGAAGCATACTTATCTTATCGTTTAGAACAAGAGTATAGTAAGGATGAAATTTTCCAAATATACTTAAATAAAATTTATTATTCTGACGGTGTTTACGGTGTCAAAGCCGCAGCTAAGTATTATTTCAACAAAGATTTAAAAGATTTAAATTTAGCTGAATCAGCATATTTGGCAGGTTTACCTCAAGTACCAAACACTTATAACGTTTATGATCATCCTAAACAGGCTGAATCAAGAAAAGACACGGTACTTTATCTAATGCAATATCACCATAGAATAACTAAGAAGCAAAAAGAAGAGGCTGAAAAAACGTCACTTCAAGATAACCTTGTTAAACGTACTGACAAGCAACGTCAAGTTTCTGACAAGAATGAGCATCCAGAATATGACGCTTATATTAACTTCGTTAAATCAGAATTAATGAATAATCCAGAATTCAAAAATAAAAACTTAGGTTCTTTATTAAACAGTGGTATTAAGATTTATACGAATATGGATAAAAATGCTCAATCTACATTGCAAGAACGTATTAACAATGGTAGCTACTACAAAAACGGTGATCAACAAGTTGGTTCATCAATTGTAGATAGTAAAACTGGCGCATTAGCAGCAATTTCTGGTGGCCGTAACTATAAAGATGTCGTAGATAGAAACCTAGCAACGGATGCACACCCTACTGGTTCTTCTTTAAAACCGTTCTTAGCTTATGGTCCTGCTATCGAAAATATGAACTGGGCAACTAATCACTCTATTAAAGACGAAAGTTCTTATCAAGTAGACGGTGTAACATTTAGAAACTATGACACTAAAGGTCATGGTACAGTTAAAATTTATGACGCATTGAGACAAAGTTTCAACATTCCTGCGTTAAAAACGTGGCAACAAACAGTACAAGATGCTGGTAAAGATGCACCGAAGAATTTTGCTAAGAAAGTTGGCTTAGATTATAGTAGTGATATAGGTCCTTCTGAAGTACTAGGTGGTTCAGCATCTGAATTCTCACCTACACAACTAGCTTCAGCATTTGCCTCAATTGCAAATGGAGGCACTTATAACAATGCGCACTCTATTAAGAAAGTTGTTAAACAAGATGGAGACACGGTTGAATATGATCATACTAGCCATCAAGCTATGAAAGATTCTACATCTTACATGCTTGCCGAAATCTTGAAAGGTACATTTGAAGCTTATGGTTCAGCATATGGTAATGGTGTCAAAGGAATTAACTTAGCTGCCAAAACTGGTACAGGTACTTATGGTCAAGAAACGTATCAACAGTACAACCTACCTGACGATGCAGCAAAAGATGTTTGGATAAATGGATTTACACCTAAATACACTATGTCAGTGTGGATGGGCTTCAATAAAGTCAAACAAGGTGGTACCAATTCATTTGTCGGTCATACTGAGCAAGAATATCCACAACATCTATTAAAAGATGTTATGTCTCAAATCAACCCTAAAGATGGTGGAGATTACAAAAAACCAGATTCAGTTGGTGGAGACGATAAAGATAGCTTGTACATTAAAGGCCATAAAGATGATAACACTACTAATAACAAACCAACTGGTCAAGGTGGAAGTAGTAGTTCAAATTCATCAAGTTCAAGCAGCAACTCAAATAATTCTAATAGTCAAAGCAGCGGCAACTCTAACAGTCAACAAGGAAACAGTAATTCTAACAGAAGTGCCAATGCATTAACTAAATTATTTACTTTTAATTAA
- the recU gene encoding Holliday junction resolvase RecU, with protein MNYPNGKPFNVNKAQVGRNQSTDSSNIDYGGRGMSLEGDIEKSNTYYLHHGVAVIHKKPTPVQIVNVDYPRRSKAVINEAYFRTPSTTDYNGLYGGHYIDFEAKETKNKTSFPLSNIHEHQVKHMEACNKQGGIVFLLIRFKSLDKVFLLPYSKFEFFWNRYKNNIKKSITVEEFTKNGYYIPYQYQPRLNYLKAVDKLILDESEDRV; from the coding sequence ATGAATTATCCCAATGGCAAACCATTTAATGTAAATAAGGCTCAAGTCGGACGTAATCAATCAACTGATTCTAGTAATATTGATTACGGTGGTAGAGGTATGTCACTAGAAGGTGATATTGAGAAAAGCAATACTTATTATTTACATCACGGTGTTGCTGTAATACATAAGAAGCCAACACCAGTTCAAATTGTTAACGTCGACTATCCAAGGCGTAGTAAAGCCGTGATTAATGAGGCTTATTTTAGAACACCTTCAACAACCGACTATAATGGCTTGTATGGTGGCCATTATATAGACTTTGAAGCAAAAGAAACTAAAAATAAAACTTCCTTTCCACTAAGTAACATTCATGAACATCAAGTAAAACACATGGAGGCTTGTAATAAACAAGGTGGAATCGTATTTTTATTAATACGTTTCAAATCGCTGGATAAAGTCTTTCTTTTGCCGTATTCTAAGTTTGAATTCTTTTGGAATAGATACAAAAATAACATTAAAAAGTCTATAACGGTTGAAGAATTTACAAAAAATGGTTACTATATTCCTTATCAGTATCAACCACGATTGAATTATCTCAAAGCAGTTGATAAGTTGATATTAGATGAAAGTGAGGACCGCGTATGA
- a CDS encoding DUF1798 family protein codes for MSQFIDDLIDDVQLMQTRYEIAKEQGDYNFYEVVKPFTTHIDNLITQIKLHEADILSLTYMNKQKFEILISNIETLSVECHFKRTSRKLFMEKLKAVQYDLGYIHRSELTL; via the coding sequence ATGTCACAATTTATTGATGACTTAATAGATGATGTACAACTTATGCAAACGCGTTATGAGATTGCCAAAGAACAAGGGGACTATAATTTTTATGAGGTAGTCAAGCCTTTTACTACTCATATTGATAATTTAATTACTCAAATTAAATTACACGAGGCTGATATACTAAGTTTAACTTATATGAATAAACAGAAATTTGAAATTTTAATTTCTAATATTGAAACTTTATCAGTTGAATGTCATTTTAAACGAACTAGTAGAAAGTTGTTCATGGAAAAACTAAAGGCTGTGCAATATGATTTAGGATATATTCACAGAAGTGAGTTGACGTTATGA
- a CDS encoding DUF1273 domain-containing protein: MIKTIYITGYKPFELNIFKDDAPEVYYLKQFIEHKLKQLIDEGLEWVLVQGQLGIELWAAEVVLSLKASFPDLKLGVITPFYGHTERWNDVNKSKYIQMEQQADFVDSVFHTTYEGPHQFQQADQFMLDHTDQTILIYDEEQEASPKFFKTKLVEFKNKTNYTCDIVTFDELTAFINDLQWSQEQSFE; encoded by the coding sequence ATGATCAAAACAATTTATATAACTGGTTATAAACCTTTTGAGTTAAATATTTTCAAAGATGACGCCCCCGAAGTATATTATTTAAAGCAATTTATCGAACATAAGTTAAAACAGTTGATTGACGAAGGATTAGAATGGGTATTAGTACAGGGTCAGCTTGGTATAGAACTATGGGCAGCTGAAGTTGTATTATCCTTAAAAGCTAGTTTTCCTGATTTGAAATTAGGTGTAATTACGCCTTTTTATGGTCATACAGAAAGATGGAATGATGTAAACAAAAGTAAATATATTCAAATGGAACAACAAGCCGATTTTGTGGATAGCGTTTTTCATACTACATATGAAGGACCTCATCAATTTCAACAAGCAGATCAATTTATGTTAGACCATACAGATCAAACAATTTTAATTTATGATGAAGAACAAGAAGCAAGCCCAAAGTTTTTTAAAACAAAGTTAGTTGAATTTAAGAATAAAACAAACTATACTTGTGACATAGTGACGTTTGATGAATTAACGGCGTTCATTAACGATTTACAATGGTCTCAAGAACAAAGTTTTGAATGA
- the gpsB gene encoding cell division regulator GpsB, whose amino-acid sequence MSDVSLKLSAKDIYEKDFEKTMTRGYRREEVDAFLDDIIADYQKMSDLNNEVVKLSEENSKLKKELEDLRLRVATTRPQENKNFSSNSNNNNNNSNNNVDILKRISNLEKAVFGK is encoded by the coding sequence ATGTCAGATGTTTCATTAAAACTATCAGCAAAAGATATTTACGAAAAAGATTTCGAAAAGACGATGACTCGTGGTTACAGAAGGGAAGAAGTTGACGCATTTTTAGATGACATAATAGCAGATTATCAAAAAATGTCCGACTTAAATAATGAAGTTGTGAAACTTTCCGAAGAAAATAGTAAACTTAAAAAAGAACTTGAAGACTTAAGATTACGCGTTGCGACAACAAGACCACAAGAAAATAAAAACTTCTCATCAAACAGTAATAACAATAATAACAACAGTAATAATAACGTGGATATTCTTAAACGTATTTCTAATTTAGAAAAGGCAGTATTCGGTAAGTAG
- a CDS encoding THUMP domain-containing class I SAM-dependent RNA methyltransferase: MYKLLAVCPMGLESIVAKEIQELGYETTVENGKIFFEGDETAIVKCNLWLRTADRVKIVVGQFTTTTFDHLFEQTKSLPWEAFIDQDGSFPVQGKSVKSTLFSVPDCQAIVKKAIVERLKVAYNERGWLNETGAKYPVEVSILKDKALLTIDTSGSGLNKRGYRITQGEAPIKETLAASLIRLANWQGDTPLIDPFCGSGTIAIEACLIAQNIAPGFNRDFVSESWDIIPSNLYDEMRNEAESVADYDRHVEIYASDIDPEMIEIAKRNAEEVGLSDIIQFSVKDVNTLTIDTEDSIALIGNPPYGERIGDRAEVEEMYKYLGKLMHEHPYLSSYILTSNKEFEFLTNKKATKRRKLFNGYIECTYFQYWGAKQPKN; the protein is encoded by the coding sequence ATGTATAAATTATTAGCTGTATGCCCAATGGGACTTGAATCAATTGTGGCTAAAGAAATACAAGAATTAGGCTATGAAACAACAGTAGAGAACGGCAAAATATTTTTTGAAGGAGATGAAACTGCAATAGTAAAATGTAACTTGTGGTTGAGAACTGCAGATAGAGTCAAAATAGTAGTAGGACAATTCACAACCACTACATTTGATCATTTATTTGAGCAAACAAAATCCTTACCCTGGGAAGCTTTTATAGACCAAGATGGCAGTTTTCCTGTACAAGGTAAAAGTGTTAAATCAACATTATTTAGTGTGCCAGATTGCCAAGCCATTGTTAAAAAGGCCATCGTTGAACGTTTAAAAGTTGCTTACAATGAAAGAGGTTGGTTAAACGAAACAGGCGCCAAATATCCTGTAGAAGTATCAATCTTAAAAGATAAGGCTTTATTAACAATCGACACTTCAGGTTCAGGATTAAATAAAAGAGGATACAGAATTACTCAAGGTGAAGCGCCAATAAAAGAAACTTTAGCTGCAAGTTTAATTAGGCTTGCTAATTGGCAAGGTGATACACCTTTAATCGATCCTTTCTGTGGTTCTGGTACTATTGCTATTGAAGCATGTTTAATTGCTCAAAATATTGCACCTGGGTTTAATAGAGATTTTGTCTCAGAATCATGGGATATTATACCTTCAAATTTATATGATGAAATGCGTAATGAAGCAGAAAGTGTTGCAGATTATGATCGTCATGTTGAGATTTATGCTTCTGATATTGATCCAGAAATGATTGAAATAGCTAAAAGAAATGCTGAAGAGGTAGGCTTGAGTGATATTATTCAATTTAGCGTTAAAGACGTTAATACTTTAACGATTGATACGGAAGATTCGATAGCATTAATTGGTAACCCACCATATGGCGAACGTATCGGTGATAGAGCTGAAGTAGAAGAAATGTATAAATATTTAGGTAAATTAATGCATGAGCATCCATATTTATCATCATACATTTTAACAAGTAATAAAGAGTTTGAGTTTTTAACAAATAAAAAAGCTACAAAAAGAAGAAAATTATTTAATGGTTATATTGAATGTACGTATTTCCAATATTGGGGAGCAAAACAACCGAAAAATTAA
- the rarD gene encoding EamA family transporter RarD, which produces MKNEFKRGILFAFAAYFLWGVLPIYWDLIHGFAAFEILAYRIVFSMIFMILIVIISNKTKPFINNVNQLIKQPLQLIAIIAAGYVITINWGTFIWAVTNGHVLQSSLGYYINPLISILLAFIFLKERFNKFEWTAIVLALIGVLYMTIKIGEFPYVSLLLAFSFGIYGLLKKLIPIDAISSITIECIVTAPAGLIYLWYVIQQGHSNFGMNISSLWIVFSGAVTAIPLILFSAGAKRIPLSLTGFIQYIGPTIMFVLGVFVFKEPFDIHQFITFIFIWLGIIVYSISQYLKIKKSKNPVIQ; this is translated from the coding sequence ATGAAAAATGAATTTAAAAGAGGTATATTATTTGCCTTCGCAGCATACTTCTTATGGGGCGTTTTACCAATATATTGGGACTTAATACATGGTTTCGCTGCCTTTGAAATATTGGCATACAGAATAGTATTTTCCATGATTTTTATGATTTTAATTGTAATTATTTCAAATAAAACAAAACCTTTTATTAATAATGTGAACCAATTAATAAAGCAACCATTGCAACTGATTGCTATTATTGCTGCTGGTTACGTAATTACTATTAACTGGGGGACATTTATTTGGGCAGTTACTAATGGTCATGTATTACAATCAAGTTTAGGATATTATATAAATCCGCTTATAAGTATATTATTAGCTTTTATCTTTCTAAAAGAGCGCTTTAATAAATTTGAATGGACTGCCATTGTGTTAGCTTTGATTGGAGTATTATATATGACGATAAAAATCGGCGAGTTCCCGTACGTTTCATTATTATTAGCATTTTCATTTGGCATATATGGTCTACTAAAAAAATTAATACCGATTGATGCAATAAGCAGCATTACAATTGAATGTATCGTTACTGCGCCAGCCGGTTTAATTTATCTATGGTATGTAATACAACAAGGCCACAGCAATTTTGGAATGAACATATCATCATTGTGGATTGTATTTTCTGGTGCTGTAACTGCAATTCCACTTATACTATTTTCAGCAGGTGCAAAACGAATACCATTATCACTAACTGGTTTCATCCAATATATTGGACCAACAATTATGTTTGTATTAGGTGTATTCGTCTTTAAAGAGCCGTTTGATATACATCAATTTATTACATTTATATTTATTTGGTTAGGTATTATCGTTTATAGCATTTCACAATATTTAAAAATCAAGAAAAGTAAAAACCCTGTTATCCAGTAA
- a CDS encoding SDR family oxidoreductase, with translation MRRVLILGANGAVAKAAINSFLENTNYTLRLFLRDANRLPDYASDRIRVREGDATNYDDVESAMDDVDFVVASLSGELDKEATVIAKAMENKNVKRLVFVTALGIYAEVPGKFGNWVNDQISDKLKVYRTAADIIESSDLDYTILRPAWLSHKNEIDYEITAKNEPFKGTEVSRKSVAAVIVNIAKDPELYLKENIGINKPNSEGNKPSWL, from the coding sequence ATGAGAAGAGTTTTAATATTAGGGGCCAATGGGGCAGTAGCTAAAGCTGCTATTAATTCATTTTTAGAAAATACTAACTATACTTTACGATTATTTTTAAGAGATGCTAATAGATTGCCAGACTACGCATCAGATCGTATTAGAGTGCGTGAAGGCGATGCGACAAATTATGATGACGTTGAAAGCGCAATGGACGACGTAGATTTTGTTGTAGCAAGTTTATCAGGAGAACTAGATAAAGAAGCAACTGTAATAGCAAAAGCAATGGAAAATAAAAACGTAAAACGTCTCGTATTTGTTACTGCATTAGGTATATATGCCGAAGTACCCGGTAAATTTGGCAACTGGGTTAATGATCAAATTAGCGATAAATTAAAAGTTTATCGTACAGCTGCCGATATTATAGAGTCTTCTGATTTAGATTATACGATTTTAAGACCAGCATGGCTAAGTCATAAAAATGAAATAGATTACGAAATTACCGCTAAAAATGAACCATTTAAAGGCACAGAAGTTTCAAGAAAAAGTGTTGCTGCTGTTATCGTCAATATTGCTAAAGATCCAGAATTATATTTAAAAGAAAATATAGGTATTAATAAACCTAATAGTGAAGGCAATAAACCATCTTGGCTTTAA